A genomic segment from Nitratiruptor sp. YY08-10 encodes:
- the grpE gene encoding nucleotide exchange factor GrpE, whose translation MAEKKRAQEQQKVKEEQKMQNEQNECEELEKKLQECEEKYLRVHADFENTKKRLEREKVQAIEYSLEKFAQDLLPALDSLDMALAAVSHDNLNAEEAVQELKKGIELTIDQFIKAFNKHGIEVIEIEEGGEFNPHLHEAILQVDDAEKKAGQIVQVIQKGYKYKERILRPAKVSVAKGEE comes from the coding sequence ATGGCAGAGAAAAAAAGAGCACAAGAGCAACAAAAAGTAAAAGAAGAGCAAAAAATGCAAAATGAACAAAACGAGTGTGAAGAATTGGAGAAAAAACTCCAAGAGTGTGAAGAGAAGTATTTACGAGTACATGCCGATTTTGAAAATACAAAAAAACGATTAGAAAGAGAAAAAGTTCAGGCAATCGAGTATTCACTCGAAAAATTCGCTCAGGATCTTTTGCCAGCACTTGATAGCCTCGATATGGCACTGGCAGCAGTAAGTCATGATAATCTCAATGCAGAAGAAGCGGTGCAAGAACTCAAAAAGGGGATCGAGCTGACAATCGATCAATTTATCAAAGCTTTCAACAAACATGGAATAGAAGTAATTGAAATCGAAGAGGGTGGAGAATTCAACCCACATCTGCACGAAGCGATTTTGCAAGTAGATGATGCCGAGAAAAAGGCGGGACAAATTGTTCAAGTAATTCAAAAAGGGTACAAATATAAAGAAAGAATTTTGCGCCCTGCAAAGGTGAGCGTTGCAAAAGGCGAAGAGTGA
- a CDS encoding methyl-accepting chemotaxis protein — protein sequence MANTVCNRRFFVCKSIKSKFIINLVLSIGAFLVTIGISYFIAINEIKDVMKQDINSVADALEKTINYIAKVMPEAINDPEFRKQIYKIKIGKSGYVYFVDKKGTFVVHFKKEGKNFAGHDYVDYIRTHPQGGIYEYVSAATGQHKIAAFRYIKPWGVWVVPGTNKADYYEQLKRKFFYLLIILGGIVIAVLIFINYITGTSILRPVERLDEVAKDIAEGEGDLTKRLPEESSDEIGIATMYLNRFIAKIAQTIQKTKDQLGNVVDVAQNIDKISTDLLNRAMEESKQANESVQLANEIKEKSQYNEAMAKEAREKILDATKKMDEVMENINEISKTIDVTSQTEESINKNFEILEKQIKEVEHVADIISEIAAQTNLLALNAAIEAARAGEHGKGFSVVADEVRKLAERTQKELEMITNIIKNIIDSIKKSHTFIDQNSKHMKSLVQKNQVSTTIIQQLSQNLNESAKKSEVSYANSVEISQTIESIAAKISHLAELSESNKSDINEIASLANELLQSTKDLEAMINHFKT from the coding sequence ATGGCAAATACTGTTTGTAACAGGCGCTTCTTCGTTTGCAAATCCATCAAATCAAAATTTATCATCAATCTTGTCCTTTCAATAGGCGCTTTTTTAGTCACTATAGGTATCAGTTATTTTATAGCAATCAATGAGATAAAAGATGTGATGAAACAAGATATCAATTCCGTTGCAGATGCTCTTGAAAAAACGATCAATTATATAGCCAAAGTAATGCCAGAAGCTATCAACGATCCAGAGTTTCGAAAGCAGATATATAAGATAAAAATAGGTAAAAGCGGATATGTCTATTTTGTAGATAAAAAAGGGACTTTTGTTGTTCACTTTAAAAAAGAGGGAAAAAATTTTGCGGGACACGATTATGTAGACTATATCCGCACCCATCCACAAGGAGGGATTTATGAGTATGTTTCAGCCGCAACAGGTCAACATAAAATAGCGGCGTTTCGCTATATCAAACCGTGGGGAGTCTGGGTGGTTCCTGGAACGAACAAAGCAGACTACTATGAGCAGCTCAAAAGAAAATTTTTCTATCTGCTTATCATTTTAGGAGGTATAGTTATTGCCGTTTTGATTTTTATCAACTATATTACGGGAACAAGCATTTTACGTCCTGTTGAAAGGCTCGATGAAGTTGCAAAAGATATTGCCGAAGGGGAAGGCGATCTCACCAAACGACTTCCTGAAGAGTCATCCGACGAAATAGGAATTGCGACAATGTATCTTAACAGATTCATTGCCAAAATTGCTCAAACGATACAAAAAACAAAAGATCAGCTTGGTAATGTAGTAGATGTAGCGCAGAATATCGATAAAATATCGACAGATCTTTTAAACAGAGCTATGGAAGAGTCCAAACAGGCCAATGAGAGTGTCCAACTAGCGAATGAGATTAAAGAGAAGAGCCAATACAACGAGGCTATGGCGAAAGAGGCAAGAGAAAAAATACTTGATGCTACGAAGAAGATGGATGAAGTGATGGAAAATATCAATGAAATTTCTAAAACGATCGATGTCACTTCACAAACAGAAGAGAGTATCAACAAAAATTTCGAGATTTTGGAAAAACAGATCAAAGAAGTTGAACATGTAGCAGATATCATTTCTGAAATTGCAGCGCAAACGAATCTCTTAGCACTCAATGCCGCTATTGAAGCTGCAAGGGCTGGAGAGCATGGAAAAGGATTCAGCGTTGTTGCAGATGAGGTAAGAAAGCTGGCAGAGAGGACGCAAAAAGAGTTAGAAATGATTACAAATATCATCAAAAATATTATTGACAGCATCAAAAAATCCCATACATTTATCGATCAAAACTCTAAACATATGAAAAGTCTTGTGCAAAAAAATCAAGTTTCGACAACCATCATACAGCAGCTTTCGCAAAATCTCAATGAAAGTGCGAAAAAGAGTGAAGTCTCCTATGCAAATTCTGTTGAAATTTCTCAAACTATCGAATCTATTGCAGCTAAAATATCCCATTTGGCAGAGCTTTCTGAGAGCAATAAATCCGATATCAATGAGATCGCTTCTTTGGCAAACGAACTGTTGCAGTCAACCAAAGATCTTGAAGCGATGATCAACCATTTTAAAACATGA
- a CDS encoding DNA-deoxyinosine glycosylase → MKEIHPFEPFIDNESKVLILGSFPSFASFENGFYYGHLQNQFWKIIAAVFKQKVPDTLEEKKEFLKRHHIALWDMVKGCKRENSLDSSLSSIEVNDIEKILETYPNIQAIFFTGRKSQQLFEKHFSFLNIPRYYLPSPSPAYRAMSLEEKVQKWKKILDYIDEAASANKKKSAIVTSGKKTG, encoded by the coding sequence ATGAAAGAGATCCATCCCTTCGAGCCGTTCATCGATAATGAGTCCAAAGTTTTGATTTTGGGCTCATTCCCGAGTTTCGCTTCCTTTGAAAACGGTTTTTACTACGGTCATCTACAAAACCAGTTTTGGAAGATAATTGCAGCCGTTTTTAAGCAAAAGGTTCCAGATACACTTGAAGAGAAAAAGGAGTTTTTAAAAAGACACCATATCGCTTTGTGGGATATGGTGAAAGGGTGTAAAAGAGAAAACTCCTTGGATAGCTCACTCTCTTCTATAGAAGTCAATGACATCGAAAAGATATTGGAAACATATCCAAATATCCAGGCAATCTTTTTTACTGGAAGAAAATCTCAGCAACTTTTTGAAAAACATTTTTCTTTTTTGAATATTCCACGATATTATCTTCCGTCCCCATCGCCTGCATATAGGGCTATGTCATTGGAAGAGAAAGTGCAAAAGTGGAAAAAAATACTCGATTACATCGATGAGGCTGCTTCTGCTAATAAGAAAAAGAGTGCAATCGTAACAAGTGGGAAAAAAACGGGGTAG
- the dnaK gene encoding molecular chaperone DnaK, translating into MSKVLGIDLGTTNSCMAIYEGKEAKVIPNKEGKNTTPSVVAFTDKGEILVGDPAKRQMITNPKRTIYSVKRIMGMMCNEEKAQEAKKRLPYNIVDRNGACAVDVDGKVYTPQEISAKILMKLKEDAEAYLGQEITEAVITVPAYFNDAQRKATKEAGQIAGLNVLRIINEPTAAALAYGLDKKESEKIVVYDLGGGTFDVTILETGDNVVEVLATGGDAFLGGDDFDNRIIDWLVDEFKKETGIDLKSDIMALQRLKEAAENAKKELSSAMETEINLPFITADQTGPKHLVKKLTRAKFESLIEDLVEKTITIANNVLKDSGLSKNEVNEVVLVGGSTRIPLVQQKVKEFFGKEPNKSVNPDEVVAVGAAIQGAVIKGDVKDVLLLDVTPLSLGIETLGGVMTKIIEKGTTIPVKKSQIFSTAEDNQPAVTIHVLQGEREMAKDNKSLGQFTLEGIPPAPRGVPQIEVTFDIDANGILTVSAKDKATGKEQKITVTGTSGLSEEEIQRMIQDAEAHKEEDRKRKELVETRNQADALAYQTEKSLKEAGDAISADERAQIEAALNDLKNVLKDENATKEQIEAKVQALTQVSHKLAEAMYKKEQGQASGAEQGGAEQKKSGGDDDVIDAEVE; encoded by the coding sequence ATGAGTAAAGTATTAGGAATAGATTTAGGTACAACCAACTCATGTATGGCAATATATGAAGGAAAAGAAGCAAAAGTTATACCAAATAAAGAGGGTAAAAATACTACTCCATCTGTTGTTGCTTTTACAGATAAAGGTGAAATCTTAGTAGGTGATCCTGCAAAACGACAGATGATTACAAACCCAAAAAGAACTATCTATTCAGTTAAACGAATCATGGGTATGATGTGTAATGAAGAGAAAGCCCAAGAAGCGAAAAAAAGACTTCCATACAACATCGTTGATAGAAATGGTGCATGTGCAGTTGATGTTGATGGAAAAGTCTATACTCCACAAGAGATTAGTGCAAAAATCTTGATGAAACTCAAAGAGGATGCTGAAGCGTATCTTGGTCAAGAGATCACAGAAGCTGTTATCACCGTTCCGGCATACTTCAATGACGCACAAAGAAAAGCGACAAAAGAGGCTGGACAGATCGCAGGACTTAATGTATTAAGAATCATCAACGAGCCAACTGCAGCAGCGCTTGCATATGGACTTGATAAAAAAGAGTCTGAAAAGATTGTGGTATATGACCTTGGTGGTGGTACATTCGACGTAACAATTCTTGAGACTGGAGATAATGTTGTTGAAGTATTGGCTACCGGTGGTGATGCATTCTTAGGTGGTGATGATTTTGACAACAGAATCATTGACTGGCTTGTTGATGAATTTAAAAAAGAGACAGGAATCGATCTAAAATCTGATATTATGGCATTGCAACGACTCAAAGAAGCGGCCGAAAATGCGAAAAAAGAGCTCAGCTCAGCAATGGAGACTGAGATCAACTTGCCATTTATCACAGCTGATCAAACTGGTCCAAAACATTTGGTCAAAAAGCTTACACGAGCAAAATTTGAAAGCTTGATTGAAGATTTGGTTGAAAAAACAATTACAATTGCCAACAATGTGCTTAAAGACTCAGGTCTCAGTAAAAATGAAGTAAATGAAGTTGTGCTTGTAGGTGGATCAACAAGAATTCCACTTGTACAACAAAAAGTAAAAGAGTTCTTTGGAAAAGAACCAAACAAATCTGTTAACCCAGACGAGGTTGTAGCAGTTGGTGCAGCGATTCAAGGGGCTGTTATCAAAGGTGATGTAAAAGATGTATTGCTTCTTGATGTTACACCACTCAGTCTTGGTATTGAGACACTTGGTGGTGTTATGACAAAAATTATTGAAAAAGGAACAACGATTCCTGTAAAAAAATCTCAAATCTTCAGTACAGCTGAAGATAATCAGCCTGCAGTGACTATCCATGTATTGCAGGGTGAACGAGAGATGGCAAAAGATAACAAATCTTTGGGTCAATTCACGCTTGAAGGTATTCCACCAGCTCCAAGAGGTGTGCCACAAATTGAAGTTACATTTGATATCGATGCCAATGGTATCTTGACAGTAAGTGCAAAAGATAAAGCGACTGGTAAAGAGCAAAAAATTACTGTTACTGGAACAAGTGGACTCAGCGAAGAAGAGATTCAAAGAATGATTCAAGATGCAGAAGCGCATAAAGAAGAAGATAGAAAACGAAAAGAGCTTGTTGAGACTCGTAACCAAGCAGACGCACTTGCGTATCAAACAGAAAAGAGCCTCAAAGAGGCTGGTGATGCGATTAGTGCAGATGAGAGAGCGCAAATTGAAGCAGCTTTGAATGATTTGAAAAATGTACTCAAAGATGAAAACGCAACAAAAGAGCAGATTGAGGCAAAAGTACAAGCTCTAACACAAGTGAGCCATAAACTTGCTGAAGCGATGTACAAAAAAGAGCAAGGTCAAGCAAGCGGAGCTGAGCAAGGTGGAGCCGAACAGAAAAAAAGTGGTGGAGACGACGACGTCATAGATGCCGAAGTAGAGTAA
- the dsbD gene encoding protein-disulfide reductase DsbD, whose product MRFLLYTIFIVSSLLAFGFVDQEVKIVPVEQAYKPNLQVQKDKIKITVQMAPKVYLYQKYFKLMQIEPERKEIAIKKYLPKPIELHGEKVYEGNLTIAIPIQEFDTGKIKVEFDYQGCNEVGICYPPQKKIFTFSIPNASQEKTKKSEELSDELSITQTLKTQSIGVILATFFGFGFLLALTPCVFPMFPILSSLIVGAKNMNTKKAFLYSVVYVLAMSIAYTIAGVLAGLFGANLQAALQNPVAIVLFAAVFVALALSMFGFYEIGLPASWQTKIAQKSDEASHKGGLIGVAIMGFLSALIVGPCVAPPLAGALIYIGQTGDAMLGGAALFFMSLGMGMPLILVGTGAGKLMPKPGGWMQAVNAVFGVVMLGVAIWMLSRILPDSISLFLWAMLFIGSAVYMRTLEGIEKGAHWFVYLKKSIGIVLFVYGIFLMIGSFTGASNPLDPLKVLKTKGAITEVSTSQKPLFQEVQSFDEFQKLLKNADKPVVLDFTAKWCASCKELEEITFADPKVQAALRKEFLALRLDVSDNSKEDKAFMKRFGIFGPPAILFFDKNGKEIRSLRIVGFKNPKEFLSILEEVKRRYR is encoded by the coding sequence ATGCGTTTTCTATTATACACCATTTTCATAGTTTCCTCGCTGTTGGCTTTTGGTTTTGTGGACCAGGAAGTCAAGATTGTCCCTGTTGAACAAGCCTACAAACCAAATCTACAAGTACAAAAAGATAAGATCAAAATAACTGTTCAGATGGCTCCCAAAGTCTATCTGTATCAAAAATATTTTAAGCTTATGCAGATTGAGCCGGAAAGAAAAGAGATTGCTATCAAAAAGTATCTTCCCAAACCGATAGAACTGCATGGAGAAAAGGTTTACGAGGGTAATCTTACTATTGCGATCCCAATACAGGAATTCGATACCGGTAAGATTAAGGTCGAATTTGATTATCAAGGGTGTAACGAAGTTGGCATCTGTTATCCTCCTCAGAAAAAAATATTTACATTTTCTATCCCAAATGCATCTCAAGAGAAAACAAAAAAGAGTGAAGAGCTCTCTGATGAGTTGTCGATAACACAAACACTAAAAACGCAGTCGATCGGTGTGATTCTTGCAACCTTTTTTGGATTTGGATTTTTGCTGGCACTCACTCCTTGTGTCTTTCCGATGTTTCCTATTCTTTCTTCGTTAATCGTTGGCGCGAAAAATATGAATACCAAAAAAGCGTTTCTCTATTCGGTTGTTTATGTATTGGCGATGTCTATTGCCTATACGATAGCAGGAGTGCTTGCCGGGTTATTTGGAGCAAATCTACAGGCAGCTTTGCAAAATCCTGTAGCGATTGTTCTGTTTGCCGCCGTCTTTGTAGCACTGGCTTTGAGTATGTTTGGGTTTTATGAAATAGGGCTTCCGGCTTCCTGGCAGACTAAAATAGCGCAAAAAAGTGATGAGGCTAGTCACAAGGGTGGATTAATCGGTGTAGCGATCATGGGTTTTCTTTCTGCATTGATCGTTGGGCCTTGTGTGGCTCCGCCACTGGCTGGAGCACTTATCTATATCGGTCAAACAGGCGATGCAATGCTTGGTGGAGCGGCTCTCTTTTTTATGAGCCTTGGGATGGGTATGCCACTGATATTGGTAGGTACTGGTGCTGGCAAACTCATGCCAAAACCAGGTGGATGGATGCAGGCGGTCAATGCTGTATTTGGCGTAGTGATGCTCGGTGTTGCCATCTGGATGCTGTCACGTATACTTCCTGATTCTATTTCTCTTTTCTTGTGGGCTATGCTTTTTATAGGAAGTGCAGTTTATATGAGAACTTTGGAAGGAATAGAAAAAGGTGCTCATTGGTTTGTGTATCTTAAGAAAAGCATTGGTATCGTTCTTTTTGTCTATGGGATCTTTTTGATGATTGGAAGTTTCACGGGAGCCAGCAACCCTTTGGATCCTTTGAAAGTTTTGAAAACGAAAGGAGCTATAACAGAGGTTTCAACATCACAAAAACCACTTTTTCAGGAGGTACAAAGCTTTGATGAATTTCAAAAATTATTGAAAAATGCCGATAAACCGGTTGTTTTGGATTTTACCGCAAAATGGTGCGCAAGCTGTAAAGAGCTTGAAGAGATCACCTTTGCAGATCCAAAAGTACAGGCTGCATTACGAAAGGAATTCTTGGCTTTAAGGCTAGATGTGAGCGACAACTCAAAAGAAGATAAAGCTTTTATGAAGCGTTTTGGCATTTTTGGTCCACCGGCGATTCTCTTTTTTGATAAAAACGGTAAGGAGATACGCTCTCTTCGTATTGTGGGATTTAAGAATCCTAAAGAGTTTTTGAGTATACTTGAAGAAGTAAAAAGGAGATACCGATGA
- the msrA gene encoding peptide-methionine (S)-S-oxide reductase MsrA, translating to MSESAILGGGCFWCLEAIFQRVKGVKKVTSGYAGCRKPNPTYEQVCTGVTKCAEVVKIDFDPKSISYEELLHIFFAVHDPTQLNRQGADIGTQYRSVIFPLNEEQKESAKKVIQKLNPYFDNSIVTTIEDPGTFYEAEEYHQNYYNTHPEQGYCQMVIAPKIKKFMNRFQKYVK from the coding sequence ATGAGTGAGAGTGCGATACTTGGTGGAGGATGCTTTTGGTGCCTTGAGGCTATTTTTCAAAGAGTCAAAGGGGTCAAAAAAGTTACAAGCGGATATGCGGGTTGTAGAAAGCCAAACCCAACATATGAACAGGTATGTACCGGAGTAACCAAATGTGCCGAGGTTGTAAAAATTGACTTTGATCCAAAATCTATTAGTTATGAAGAACTGCTTCACATTTTTTTCGCCGTGCATGATCCTACACAGCTCAATCGACAAGGCGCCGATATCGGAACACAGTATCGCTCTGTCATTTTTCCCCTAAATGAAGAACAAAAAGAAAGTGCCAAAAAAGTGATACAAAAACTCAACCCCTATTTTGATAACTCAATAGTCACTACCATAGAAGATCCAGGTACTTTTTATGAAGCAGAGGAGTATCATCAAAACTACTATAATACCCATCCAGAACAAGGATACTGCCAAATGGTTATTGCTCCTAAAATCAAAAAATTCATGAATAGATTCCAAAAGTATGTGAAATGA
- a CDS encoding thioredoxin domain-containing protein, which translates to MANRLENEKSPYLQQHKDNPVDWYPWGEEAFQKAKKENKLIFLSIGYSSCHWCHVMEKEVFENEEAAKVLNEHFVSIKVDREERPDIDKYYQEVYQLLNQRPGGWPLSIFMTPDKKPFYAATYIPLQPKYGMPGFIQLLQNMVEVFEKKPQDIEHQAQEVLRFMKPANPQKAVRFDESIAQKFVEATKRFFDQNHGGFGSKPKFPHTSTINTLLDVYRLTGNKEALHMATFTLDNMAKGGLRDLVDGGFCRYSVDEKWLVPHFEKMAYDNALLMESYLKAYHTTKNETYKQIAFETADFIAEYMSQKGLFFSASDADSEGVEGKYFVYSYDEVVQKLQEDGFSDEEIQTVLQKLGITKSGNFEGKNILRSEELELCATSKRALQTLKELRKQRCYPFIDKKIITSWNAMMIKSLYIASRIDAKYFEIAEESLQALLDTMLIDDHLYHATLIGEKPIIRAFLEDYAYLATALLEAYKTTLNEEYLAKANLLVNDALVNFFDEGRWYFSKGEIVTEAEHTDTSYPSSAAVIVDAMLTLGTILDPKYIQFSFLSIEFYSEKIYKYLPWSAKFVEDILRFVYQDRVIKANEKNLIQCIGSIDFVKYPFVLVKEEEMEGFMLCDRAKCFSQSNSCDSILKVIDE; encoded by the coding sequence ATGGCAAATAGACTTGAAAATGAGAAATCACCCTATTTACAGCAACACAAAGACAATCCTGTCGATTGGTATCCATGGGGTGAAGAAGCATTCCAAAAGGCAAAAAAAGAGAACAAACTCATCTTTTTATCTATCGGGTACAGTAGCTGCCACTGGTGCCATGTGATGGAAAAAGAGGTTTTTGAGAACGAAGAAGCTGCAAAAGTGTTGAATGAGCACTTTGTCAGTATCAAAGTAGATAGAGAAGAACGGCCAGATATCGATAAATATTATCAAGAGGTGTATCAGCTACTCAATCAAAGACCCGGGGGATGGCCTCTTTCGATATTTATGACTCCAGATAAAAAACCCTTCTATGCAGCAACTTATATTCCCCTGCAACCAAAATATGGTATGCCAGGATTTATCCAGCTTCTTCAAAACATGGTAGAGGTCTTTGAAAAAAAACCGCAGGATATCGAACATCAGGCACAAGAGGTTCTTCGTTTCATGAAACCGGCAAACCCGCAAAAGGCTGTACGCTTCGATGAAAGCATTGCCCAAAAATTTGTTGAAGCTACGAAACGATTTTTTGATCAAAACCATGGAGGATTTGGAAGCAAACCAAAATTTCCCCACACATCCACCATCAATACCCTTTTGGATGTCTACCGCCTAACTGGAAACAAAGAAGCGTTACATATGGCTACATTTACTTTGGACAATATGGCCAAAGGGGGTCTTAGAGACCTTGTGGATGGTGGGTTTTGTAGATACAGCGTCGATGAGAAATGGCTTGTACCACACTTTGAAAAGATGGCCTATGATAATGCCTTGTTGATGGAGAGCTATCTGAAAGCCTACCACACAACGAAAAATGAGACATATAAGCAGATCGCTTTTGAAACAGCCGATTTTATCGCCGAATACATGAGCCAAAAGGGGCTGTTTTTCAGTGCAAGTGATGCAGACAGTGAAGGAGTTGAGGGAAAATATTTTGTCTATAGCTATGATGAGGTTGTCCAAAAACTTCAAGAGGATGGTTTTAGCGATGAAGAAATCCAGACTGTACTTCAAAAACTGGGTATTACAAAATCTGGAAATTTTGAGGGAAAAAATATCCTAAGAAGTGAAGAACTAGAACTTTGTGCAACAAGTAAAAGAGCCTTACAAACCTTAAAAGAGCTGCGAAAACAAAGATGCTATCCATTTATCGATAAAAAGATCATTACTAGCTGGAATGCGATGATGATCAAATCATTGTATATCGCAAGCCGCATTGATGCAAAATATTTTGAAATAGCCGAAGAGTCACTGCAAGCGCTTCTTGATACGATGCTTATAGACGATCATCTCTATCATGCGACGCTCATAGGCGAAAAACCAATAATTCGTGCTTTTTTGGAAGATTACGCCTATTTGGCTACTGCTTTGCTTGAAGCTTACAAAACAACACTTAATGAAGAGTACCTTGCAAAAGCAAATCTTTTAGTCAATGACGCACTTGTAAACTTTTTTGATGAGGGACGCTGGTACTTTAGCAAAGGTGAAATCGTAACAGAAGCAGAACACACAGACACCTCCTATCCAAGCAGTGCCGCAGTCATAGTCGATGCAATGCTGACCCTTGGTACAATTTTAGATCCAAAATATATTCAGTTTTCTTTCTTATCGATCGAGTTTTACAGTGAAAAAATCTACAAGTATCTTCCTTGGTCGGCGAAATTTGTCGAAGATATCTTGCGATTTGTCTATCAAGATCGCGTCATCAAGGCAAATGAAAAAAATCTTATCCAGTGCATTGGATCCATCGACTTTGTCAAATACCCTTTTGTTCTTGTAAAAGAGGAGGAGATGGAGGGATTCATGCTTTGTGACCGTGCAAAATGTTTTTCTCAAAGCAATTCGTGCGATTCTATCCTAAAGGTTATCGATGAGTGA